In Burkholderia sp. GAS332, one DNA window encodes the following:
- a CDS encoding oxygen-independent coproporphyrinogen-3 oxidase yields the protein MTTANTLFRPDLLAKYNANGPRYTSYPTALQFRDAFDPADYLRAAADPGASSTDLSLYFHIPFCDTVCFYCGCNKVATKNRAHARPYVEQLKREMALQAACFDTQRPVSQLHLGGGTPTFLSHDEMAELMATAREHFTLLPDTEGEYSIEVDPREASPETIAHLRTLGFNRLSLGVQDFDPVVQQAINRIQPLEMTVSVMQAARDTDFHSIGVDLIYGLPHQTVDSFSRTLDTMIALAPDRLSVFAYAHMPQLFKMQRQMDEATLPSPDVRLAILQRVVERLTGAGYVYIGMDHFALPTDELARAQAQRTLHRNFQGYSTRAECDLIGFGASSIGKVGDVYAQNMKDLPGYAAAIDAGKLAITRGVRLTTDDRLRRDVITQLMCNLELRFDEFEAAYGIRFTDTFEPELERLRGFEQDGLVSVGGSKLEVQVAGRMLVRNIAMVFDRYLGQQTLERFSRTI from the coding sequence ATGACCACCGCCAACACGCTATTCCGCCCCGATCTGCTCGCCAAATACAACGCGAACGGTCCACGGTATACGTCCTATCCAACCGCCTTGCAGTTCCGCGACGCGTTCGATCCCGCCGACTATTTGCGCGCCGCCGCCGATCCAGGCGCGTCTTCCACCGATCTCTCGCTGTACTTCCACATCCCCTTTTGCGACACCGTGTGCTTCTACTGCGGTTGCAACAAGGTCGCCACGAAAAACCGCGCGCACGCGCGTCCCTATGTCGAGCAACTGAAGCGCGAAATGGCTTTGCAGGCGGCGTGTTTCGACACGCAGCGCCCCGTGTCGCAATTGCATTTGGGCGGCGGCACGCCCACCTTCCTGTCGCACGATGAAATGGCGGAACTGATGGCCACGGCGCGCGAGCACTTCACGTTGCTGCCCGATACCGAAGGCGAATATTCCATCGAAGTCGATCCGCGCGAAGCGTCGCCCGAAACCATTGCGCATCTGCGCACGCTCGGCTTCAACCGGCTCAGTCTCGGCGTGCAGGATTTCGATCCGGTGGTGCAGCAGGCGATCAATCGCATTCAGCCGCTCGAGATGACCGTGTCGGTGATGCAAGCAGCGCGTGACACGGATTTCCACTCGATCGGTGTCGATCTGATTTACGGGCTGCCGCATCAAACGGTCGATAGCTTCAGCCGCACGCTCGACACGATGATCGCGCTCGCGCCCGATCGCCTTTCGGTGTTCGCGTATGCGCATATGCCGCAGCTCTTCAAGATGCAACGGCAGATGGACGAGGCCACGCTACCCTCGCCTGACGTGCGCCTCGCGATCCTGCAACGAGTGGTCGAGCGGCTCACGGGCGCGGGCTACGTCTACATCGGCATGGATCACTTCGCGCTGCCCACCGACGAACTCGCTCGCGCGCAGGCACAGCGCACGTTGCATCGGAATTTCCAGGGGTACAGCACGCGCGCGGAATGCGATCTGATCGGCTTCGGCGCGTCGTCGATCGGCAAGGTCGGCGACGTGTACGCGCAGAACATGAAAGACCTGCCCGGCTATGCCGCGGCAATCGATGCGGGCAAGCTCGCGATCACGCGCGGCGTGCGCCTCACCACGGACGACCGTCTGCGTCGCGATGTGATCACGCAATTGATGTGCAATCTGGAACTGCGCTTCGATGAATTCGAAGCCGCATACGGCATCCGCTTCACCGATACGTTCGAGCCGGAACTGGAGCGCTTGCGCGGCTTCGAGCAGGACGGACTGGTGTCGGTAGGCGGCAGCAAGCTCGAAGTGCAGGTGGCCGGGCGCATGCTCGTGCGTAACATCGCCATGGTGTTCGACCGCTATCTCGGCCAGCAAACGCTCGAACGTTTTTCACGCACGATTTGA